A single Nostoc sp. PCC 7107 DNA region contains:
- a CDS encoding photosystem II manganese-stabilizing polypeptide, translating into MRYRALIVAFLALCLGLLTACSDAPESSSRDVLTYEQIRGTGLANKCPQLAETSRGSIPIDGSQSYSIKELCLEPTNFFVKEEPANKRQTAEFVAGKLLTRYTSTIDQVQGPLKFNSDGSLTFVEEDGLDFQAITVQLPGGERVPFLFTIKDLVAQTQSGLTSINTSTDFEGEFKVPSYRGAAFLDPKGRGIVSGYDNAVALPAQADDEELTRANVKRAEILKGKISLQVAKIDNSSGEIAGTFESEQPSDTDLGAGEPKEVKIRGLFYARVEPTRS; encoded by the coding sequence ATGAGGTATCGCGCTTTAATTGTTGCATTCTTGGCTTTATGTCTGGGGCTATTAACTGCTTGTAGTGATGCTCCAGAGTCTAGTAGTAGAGATGTACTAACCTACGAACAAATTCGTGGGACTGGCTTGGCTAACAAATGCCCTCAATTGGCAGAAACAAGCCGTGGCTCCATTCCCATTGATGGTAGCCAGTCATACAGCATCAAAGAACTCTGCTTAGAACCAACTAATTTCTTTGTCAAAGAAGAACCAGCTAATAAACGGCAAACAGCCGAATTTGTAGCTGGAAAACTGTTAACTAGATACACTTCCACCATTGACCAAGTGCAAGGGCCACTAAAGTTTAACTCAGACGGTAGCTTGACTTTTGTTGAAGAAGATGGTTTGGACTTCCAAGCCATAACAGTTCAACTTCCTGGTGGTGAGCGAGTACCTTTCCTCTTCACCATTAAAGACTTAGTTGCTCAAACACAATCTGGTTTAACCAGTATCAATACTTCTACTGACTTTGAAGGTGAATTTAAAGTGCCTTCTTATCGTGGTGCTGCCTTCCTAGATCCCAAAGGTCGTGGTATCGTTAGTGGTTATGACAACGCTGTTGCTCTTCCTGCTCAAGCAGATGATGAAGAACTCACCCGTGCTAATGTCAAGCGTGCTGAAATTCTGAAAGGCAAAATTTCTCTGCAAGTAGCCAAAATAGATAACTCTAGTGGTGAAATTGCTGGCACATTTGAAAGTGAACAGCCATCTGATACTGACTTGGGAGCCGGTGAACCCAAGGAAGTGAAGATTCGCGGTTTGTTTTACGCCAGAGTTGAACCAACTCGTTCTTAA